One Bacillota bacterium genomic region harbors:
- a CDS encoding translation initiation factor IF-3, with protein MFISSELRINEGIRAREVRVVDEQGNQLGILPVREGIRIAQERGLDLVEVAPNAKPVVCRIMDYGKHKYEQSKRDKAARKKQRVINVKEVRMSPKIDEHDFNVKTRSAEKFLKAGDKVKVTIRFRGREIVHTALAKEKLQEMADSLKEIGVVERVPKLEGRNMIMVLAPKTDNAKTDKKNADENSQ; from the coding sequence ATGTTCATTAGCAGTGAATTGAGAATTAATGAGGGGATCCGTGCTCGGGAAGTAAGGGTTGTAGATGAACAGGGCAATCAGTTAGGTATCCTGCCAGTACGCGAAGGAATCCGGATTGCACAAGAGCGCGGTTTAGATTTGGTTGAGGTTGCACCGAATGCCAAACCCGTTGTTTGCCGGATTATGGATTACGGCAAGCATAAGTATGAACAGAGCAAACGAGATAAAGCTGCCAGGAAAAAGCAGCGGGTTATTAATGTAAAAGAAGTTCGCATGAGCCCAAAAATTGATGAGCACGATTTCAATGTTAAGACTCGCAGTGCGGAGAAATTTCTCAAGGCGGGTGACAAGGTCAAAGTTACAATTCGCTTTCGAGGCAGGGAGATTGTCCATACCGCACTGGCTAAAGAAAAACTTCAAGAAATGGCTGACAGTTTAAAAGAAATAGGTGTTGTTGAGCGTGTCCCTAAATTAGAAGGACGAAATATGATTATGGTTTTAGCTCCAAAAACTGACAACGCCAAAACTGACAAAAAAAATGCGGACGAGAACTCGCAGTAG
- the rpmI gene encoding 50S ribosomal protein L35, whose protein sequence is MPKMKSHRGAAKRFKLTGSGKVKRNRAYKSHILEKKSAKRKRNLRHSSLVSESDAKRVKRMLPYG, encoded by the coding sequence ATGCCTAAAATGAAGTCCCACAGAGGGGCTGCTAAGCGTTTTAAGTTAACCGGTTCAGGTAAGGTGAAGAGAAATCGAGCATATAAGAGTCATATTCTAGAGAAAAAATCTGCAAAAAGAAAGCGCAATCTGCGGCATAGCAGTTTGGTCAGCGAATCTGATGCAAAACGCGTAAAACGCATGCTACCATATGGTTAA
- the rplT gene encoding 50S ribosomal protein L20 encodes MPRVKRGPATRHRRKKILKLARGYYGGKSKLFRPANEQVLKSLSYAYRDRRRKKRDFRKLWIARINAAARQNGMSYSRFISGLKASGVEINRKVLADLAVNDAEAFSELVAVAKKGVEA; translated from the coding sequence ATGCCAAGAGTTAAACGCGGACCTGCAACACGTCATCGTCGTAAAAAGATCTTAAAACTGGCGAGAGGATATTATGGTGGTAAGAGCAAACTCTTTCGCCCTGCAAACGAACAAGTTCTGAAATCATTATCATACGCTTACCGCGATCGTCGGCGGAAAAAGCGTGATTTCCGCAAGCTTTGGATTGCCCGGATTAATGCCGCCGCAAGACAAAATGGGATGTCTTACAGCCGCTTTATTTCCGGATTAAAAGCCAGCGGTGTTGAGATTAACCGCAAAGTACTGGCGGATCTGGCTGTTAACGATGCCGAAGCATTCAGCGAGTTGGTTGCTGTTGCCAAAAAGGGCGTTGAAGCTTAA